A DNA window from Hevea brasiliensis isolate MT/VB/25A 57/8 chromosome 2, ASM3005281v1, whole genome shotgun sequence contains the following coding sequences:
- the LOC110632855 gene encoding high mobility group B protein 10 isoform X1, with amino-acid sequence MKRKTRKGKKIYQAKSFFYLSCLDPKTMSTHNPTATVISAQRESNGETRNGQSFRSYPPATAQFEDVVQSSDLFWEKLKAFHKSFGTKFMVPTVGGKALDLHHLFVEVTSRGGLEKVIRDRKWKEVIAAFNFPSTITSASFVLRKYYLSLLYHFEQVYHFHKQVPSVSIPDTVNGDFFNESAAQNEVATMNQLTGLELQLGSSVTGLIDGKFDDGYLVTVNLGFDQLKGVLYHIPNELHTSQSSHTSDLPPHRHQKRSRLLVRDHSQPKSNESGYNFFFAEHYTQLKPLYHGEEKVISKKIGLLWNSLTEAEKQVYQEKGMKDKERYRTEMLEYKSSYAQ; translated from the exons atgaaaagaaaaactaggaaaggaaagaaaatttatcaGGCTAAATCGTTCTTTTACCTCTCATGTCTTGATCCAAAAACAATGTCGACTCATAACCCAACTGCTACAGTTATTTCAGCACAGCGAGAGTCAAACGGTGAGACAAGAAACGGCCAATCCTTCAGGTCTTATCCTCCTGCAACTGCGCAGTTTGAAGATGTTGTTCAAAGCTCAGACCTTTTCTGGGAAAAGCTCAAAGCTTTCCACAAATCATTTGGTACCAAATTCAT GGTTCCAACCGTGGGAGGAAAGGCTCTTGATCTTCACCATCTTTTTGTTGAGGTAACATCTCGTGGTGGCCTTGAGAAG GTAATTAGAGATCGTAAATGGAAGGAAGTGATAGCAGCCTTCAATTTCCCATCAACAATTACCAGCGCCTCTTTTGTCTTAAGGAAGTATTACCTATCATTACTTTACCACTTTGAGCAGGTCTATCACTTCCACAAACAAGTCCCTTCAGTCTCAATTCCAG ATACTGTGAATGGGGATTTTTTTAATGAATCTGCAGCTCAAAATGAAGTTGCCACTATGAATCAGCTCACAG GTCTGGAATTGCAGCTTGGCTCTTCAGTGACTGGATTGATTGATGGGAAATTTGATGATGGATATCTGGTTACTGTGAACTTGGGCTTTGATCAACTTAAAGGTGTCTTGTATCATATTCCTAATGAACTTCACACGTCTCAGAGTTCTCATACTTCAGATTTACCTCCTCACCGGCACCAAAAAAGATCTCGGTTATTGGTACGCGATCACTCTCAGCCCAAGTCTAACGAGAGTGGTTACAATTTCTTCTTTGCTGAACATTATACTCAACTCAAGCCTCTATACCATGGAGAAGAGAAAGTTATCAGCAAGAAGATTGGGCTGCTATGGAACAGCCTCACAGAGGCAGAAAAGCAG GTATATCAGGAGAAAGGTATGAAGGACAAGGAGAGATACAGGACTGAAATGTTGGAATATAAATCATCTTATGCTCAATAG
- the LOC110632855 gene encoding high mobility group B protein 10 isoform X2 — MKRKTRKGKKIYQAKSFFYLSCLDPKTMSTHNPTATVISAQRESNGETRNGQSFRSYPPATAQFEDVVQSSDLFWEKLKAFHKSFGTKFMVPTVGGKALDLHHLFVEVTSRGGLEKVIRDRKWKEVIAAFNFPSTITSASFVLRKYYLSLLYHFEQVYHFHKQVPSVSIPGLELQLGSSVTGLIDGKFDDGYLVTVNLGFDQLKGVLYHIPNELHTSQSSHTSDLPPHRHQKRSRLLVRDHSQPKSNESGYNFFFAEHYTQLKPLYHGEEKVISKKIGLLWNSLTEAEKQVYQEKGMKDKERYRTEMLEYKSSYAQ, encoded by the exons atgaaaagaaaaactaggaaaggaaagaaaatttatcaGGCTAAATCGTTCTTTTACCTCTCATGTCTTGATCCAAAAACAATGTCGACTCATAACCCAACTGCTACAGTTATTTCAGCACAGCGAGAGTCAAACGGTGAGACAAGAAACGGCCAATCCTTCAGGTCTTATCCTCCTGCAACTGCGCAGTTTGAAGATGTTGTTCAAAGCTCAGACCTTTTCTGGGAAAAGCTCAAAGCTTTCCACAAATCATTTGGTACCAAATTCAT GGTTCCAACCGTGGGAGGAAAGGCTCTTGATCTTCACCATCTTTTTGTTGAGGTAACATCTCGTGGTGGCCTTGAGAAG GTAATTAGAGATCGTAAATGGAAGGAAGTGATAGCAGCCTTCAATTTCCCATCAACAATTACCAGCGCCTCTTTTGTCTTAAGGAAGTATTACCTATCATTACTTTACCACTTTGAGCAGGTCTATCACTTCCACAAACAAGTCCCTTCAGTCTCAATTCCAG GTCTGGAATTGCAGCTTGGCTCTTCAGTGACTGGATTGATTGATGGGAAATTTGATGATGGATATCTGGTTACTGTGAACTTGGGCTTTGATCAACTTAAAGGTGTCTTGTATCATATTCCTAATGAACTTCACACGTCTCAGAGTTCTCATACTTCAGATTTACCTCCTCACCGGCACCAAAAAAGATCTCGGTTATTGGTACGCGATCACTCTCAGCCCAAGTCTAACGAGAGTGGTTACAATTTCTTCTTTGCTGAACATTATACTCAACTCAAGCCTCTATACCATGGAGAAGAGAAAGTTATCAGCAAGAAGATTGGGCTGCTATGGAACAGCCTCACAGAGGCAGAAAAGCAG GTATATCAGGAGAAAGGTATGAAGGACAAGGAGAGATACAGGACTGAAATGTTGGAATATAAATCATCTTATGCTCAATAG